The DNA sequence TCGCCACGGCCGACGCTGTCGCACCCTGCGTGCTCTGGATCGACGAAATCGAGAAGGGACTGGCCGGCTCGGGCACCGACAGCACCGGCGTCACGACCCGCCTGGTCGGCCAGTTCCTGTACTGGCTGCAGGAGTCCCCCGCCCGGGTCTTCGTGGTCGCGACCGCGAACGATGTACGGGCGTTGCCGCAAGAGCTGTTGCGCAGCGGCCGGTTCGACGACATGTTCTTCGTCGACCTGCCGGACGCCGAAGAGCGGCGGGAGATCATCCAGATCTACCTCCGCAAGTACCTGCGCGTCCCGGTGGCGGACGACGTCGTCGAGGAGCTGGTGCGGCTCAGCGACGGGTTCGCCGGCTCCGATGTCGAGGCGGCCGTCAAGGAGATCGGGTACGAGGCGATCGCCTCCGCCGACGACCGGGACGTCCCGGTCGAGTTCTACCGCGACGCCTTCCGCAACATCGTGCCGCTCGTGCGATCGGCGCCGGAGCGCATCGACGAGGTCCGGCAGCTGCGCGACCGGGCCATCCCGGCGTCGGGGAAGCTGCGGGACCCGGCCGAGAAAACCGCTTCCCGCCGGGTCGTGCTCGGCTGATGCCGACCGAGTCCACCGAAGACCGCATGAGCGTCGCCGAAATCCACCACCGGGCGGACGTACTGGCGGAGCTGGTCGAGCGCGACCCGCACGCCACCGATCCCGGGGGGACGGGGCCGATCGGCTACCTGCTGCTGGACTCGCTCGACGAGACCGAACCCGGCTTCGCGACCGACCTTGACACCGCGATCCTCCTGCTCCGGCACGGGGTCGCGTTCGCCGCCGACGACGATCTGGCCTGCTCGTGGCGGATGGCACTGGCCGTGGGGTATGCCCACCGCGCCGGCACCGGTGACGCCACGCAATGGACCGCGGCCCTGTACTGGGGTGAGCAGGCGGTCGCGACCGCGAACGACGCCGACGAGCTCGCGGAAGCGGTGCTCCAGGTGGCCGAGATCCGCGCGGGCCGGCTGGGCGCGCGGTGGGACGACGAGCACGTGTCCGCGGAGACCCGCCGGTACGAGCTCGACGGCGAACTGGCTGTCTTCTCCGAGCTGGCCGAACAGCTCGCCGAGCCGGCCGATCGGGCACTGCTGGACCTGCACCGCGGCCGGATACTCGGCGCCCGGCACGACTTCTCGGCCGAGGACGCCGACTTGCGGCGCGCGATCGAGCTGGTGGACGACGCGCTGGGTCGCCTGCCCGCCGGGCACCCGGCGCTGCCCGAGGGGATGTCGTTGCTCGCCGATCTGCACCGCGAGCGGTACCGGAAGGGCGAGGACCCGGACGACCTCCACACAGCACTCGCGCTGGCGACGGCGGCGGTCGAGGCCACCTCGCACGACGATCCGGTGCGGCCGGAACGCCACCTCCAGCTGGCGAGGCTCGTCCTGATCCGCCGGCGGAAGGCGGCGGAATCGGATCCCGACGACCTCGACCGGATCATCGACGGTCTCGCCGTCGCCGTCGAAGCGGACGTCGATCCGGACGTCCGGATGTGGTACGGCGAAGCATTACTCGAGCGCGGCCAGGAGTCCGGCAGCGTCGCCGATCTCACCGCGGCCACCGAGTGGCTGGCCCGCGGCGCCGCTGCCCAGGATCCGGCGGAGGAAGACGCCTGGTACGTGTGGAGCCAGCTGGCCGAGACGCACTCCGAGCTGTTCGAGCGCACCGGGGACCAGCGTCACGCCGACGCCGTCCTGGAGGCCGTCGCCAGCGGGCTCGAACTTCCCGTGCCCGATCCGGATCTGACGTACGAATTCCACACCCGGCGGCTCGACGCGGCGTTCCAGGACGGCAAGCGGCCGGACCTGCGGGAGCTGGTGGCCCGGTATCCGGTCGTGGAGTGGGTCCGGCAGGCGCACGCGGCAGTCGATGACGCCGTCGCCGCGGGCCAATTGTCAGAGATGGCGGCGCTGCTTTCGTACAAGGTCGGGATGTCCTGGTATTACCTGGTGGTCCGCACCTCCGACCACGGGACTGCGGACCTCGCCGAATTCCGCACGCTGATCAGTTCGATGAGCCCACTGTTCAGAAATGCTCTCGGCCTCCTGGATCTGCCGCCGGAGCACCAGTTACTGCTCGAAACATTGGTGGAGTTCTACGACAACGTGACCCGGATCGTCGCTGGTGACGGCGACGCGGACTTCTCCACCCTGCAACGGGCGTTCACTGAACCGGAGCTGTCGGATGTCCGCACGGGTCTCCGGGACATCATGAACGGCTTGCTCCCCCTGGTGGGTTCGATTACCGGATCCTTGAGCGCCATGGACGCCGGGCTGGCGCTCTTCGCCGCCGTGCGGGACGACGAGGCGGCGAACCCGGGTAGACGTGCCGAAGCCACGGCGATGCACAGGTTCTACGAGGTGCTTCGGGCGATCCACACCAGGACCGACCAGCGGGAGATCCACGAACTCGCGCGGAGCGCTTGTGACCTCCTGCGCGCACTTCCGCCCGAGCCCGCGCTCGACCCGATCCTCGACATGATCGAGATGCTCACCCGTGTCGGAGCCGTCGCCTTCGCGACCGAGCCGTTGCCCGCCCGCAGTTCAGCTCACGCCGAAGCCTGGCTCGGGAAACTGCTGGAACCGATGTCGGTCGGCAGCGAGGTGATCGCCGCCGTCAACACCAAGGACCTCCGCGCGCTGCGACAGATATGCGACCGGTTGTCCACCATGGCGGTGCCGGTCGACGGCGAGGAGTCGATTCCGTTCCACGGCGTGCGGGCGGTCGCCTACGAAAACCTGTTCCTGCTGGATCCGGGGAACGGAGAAGCGCTGGAGACCGCCATCGACGCGTACCGGCGGTGTTTCGCCGAAATAGACATGGACAGCAGCCCGCTGCTGGCCGAGCAGTCGACATCGCTCGCCGCCGCGTTGCGACGCCGTGGGCGTCCGGAGGACTTCACCGAAAGCCGGCGGCTCGCCAGGAAAGTCGTGGAAAACGCCGCGTGGCGGGTGCTGATCCAGTCGGAGAGCGAGCACGCGATGGAGATCGCGCGCACCTCGATGGACGCCGCCGACCAGCTCACCGCGTGGTGCGTCGAAGACGACGCGGTGGCCGAGCTCGTCCAGATCGTCGACGCGCGGCGGAGCCTGGTGCTGCGGTCGGCCAACACGACGCGCTCGGTTTCGGCGCAGCTGGGCACCCTCGGGGAGGACCTTCTCGCGCTCGAATGGGAGGCGGCGGGCGGTGCCGACGAGCCGTTGGCGACCGAGCACGGCGGTCCGGGCATCGGCTGGGGTGCCCTGCGGCGCAAGGTGCTCCGCGTCCTGGCGAAGGACTCCGAAGACCTGTTGAGCCCGCCTACTGTCGAGGAGATCCAGCACGCCTTGCGCGCGCAGGGATCCGACGTGCTCGCCTACCTCCTGCCCGCGAACGCCCACCACGGGGCCGTCGCCGTTCTCGTTCCCGCGCAGGGCGCCCCCGTGGCTCGCCCGCTGCCCGAGCTGGGCGAGGCCGAGGCGGTCAAGCGTTACCAGGAGGCCTATGCCGCCTGGGACACCGCGGACCACCCGGCCGGCCCCGAGTACCAGCGGTGGGTCACCGAGCTGCACGAAGTCTGCCGCTGGGCCTGGGACGCCGCGGCCGCTGAACTGCTCGACTACGCCGGCCGCGATACGCGGTTCGTCCTGGTCCCCCTCGGGGTTCTCGGGCTGGTGCCGTGGCACGCCGCGTACCGCCCGGTCGACGGCCACGACCGTCACTTCGTCCAGGACGCGACCGTCTCGTACGTCCCTTCGGGGCGGCTGTTCTGCGAAGCCGTGGCGCGCCCGGACGTGCGCGGTGACGACGCCCTGCTCGTCGGCAATCCCGCCGGCGACCTGCCCGACGGGGCGGCCGAAGCGGTGGCCATCCGGGACTCCTGCTACCCCGGCGGTGTCTTTCTGGGCGGCACCGGGCGGACGCGGTGGTGGATCCCGGCCTCTGCCGGGCCGGGCACCCCCGAACAAGTGCGGGACCACCTGCGCGGGCCGCTCGACGTGCTGCACCTCGCGTGCCACGCCTTCGCGGACGTGCGCAGCCCCCTGCGGTCCCGGATCGAACTGGCCGGCGGCGCTCTGTCGGCGCGGGACCTCCTGGAGCTGAGCCCGGCCCGGCCTCTGGAGCTCGCGCTGGTCGTCCTGGCCGGGTGCACGACGCAAGTGTCCGGAGTGGACTACGACGAAGCGCTGTCCCTGTCGGCGACCTTCCTGGCCATCGGCGCACGGACTGTCGTCGGCTCCCTGTGGCGGGTGCCCGCCGGCTGGTCCACGGCCACGCTGATGTGGCTGTTCCACGAGAACGTGCGCCGCCACGGCCTCACGCCGGCGGAGGCGTTGCGCCAGGCGCAGCTCACCCTGCTCGAGCAGTCGGCGCCGCTCGACGGGATACCGGATGCGCTGTTGGAGCTGCGTCCGGCCGGTTCCGGCACGATCGGCATCGAGAGCTGGGCCGGGTTCAGCCCGCAGGGACGGTGAACAGGACTTTCAGCAGGTCCGCGGCCGCGTCCCGGGTGAAGGCGGAAAGGACGTAGTAGTCGCCGATCGCGGGGAGGAAGGACAGGGGGATCTCGTCGGGCGAGCGGCCCGGCAGCACGACCGGCAGCACCTTCTGCGTCCACCGGTCCCGGTCGCGGTGCAGGAGGTCGGCCAGCCGGCTGTACTCGGACCGGATGCCGCGGTGGCGCGTTTCGTCGGTGAGCTCGCGGTCGCCCACCGCGCGGTACACCGGAGACGCCACGACGATCACGTAGTCGGTGCGCAGGATCTGGGTCGTGGTCCACTCGTCCCAGTTGCGGCGCTGTTCCAGGCCGTCCTGGTCGACGCGCACGTCGACGCCGGCTCCGGACAGCAACCGGCACAGCTCCACGACGGCCTTCTTGTGCGCCGGGGACTCCTGCGCGTACGAAACGAACACCCGGGGCCTGCCGTCGTCCGCCGGCGTGGCCGGGACGTCCGCTTCCGGTGCTTCGGGGAGTCGCACGGTGAACGCGTCCGGCTCGCCGCTCGCCCCGAGGCCCAGCCCGCCCTCCGCCGTCAGGTGGTAGGCACCCCCGGCCAGCACCGGCAACTCGGTCCGGTCCGGAGGGGTCAGCAGGACCAGCCACGCGGTGTGCGTGCCGGCGTGGACGCCGCCGGAATGCCGCCACCGCACCCGCGCGCTCCCCAGGCCGAAGCCGGTCACTTCCGGACGGACGGCGGGCAGCGCGACGTTGGCTTCGCTCGCGTCGGCCGCCCAGTGGGAGCGGCCGTCGGTGCGGCGGACGAAGTTGAGCTGCCCGGTCAGCTCGTAGGTGCGCGCGGGCTCGGCCACCGTGACCACGCGGGGGATCGCGTCGAGCACCACCACTTCGGCGGCGTCGAAGGTGAACTGCACCTCTGCCCAGGCCGGCGGCGTTTCCCCGGCGGGCACGTCGAACTCGTAGTTCACCCGGACGAGGTAGGCCGCGTGCCCGGCGAAGCCGGCCGGCAGCGGATCGATCCGGTGCAGCTGCCAGCCGGAGAACCGGATCAGGCCGATCTCGATGTCGTTGGGCGCCAGTTCGACGGATCTCACAAAGACATCGAGGAGCAGCGGGACGGTGCCCACCACTCGATCATCCGATGACGAACCCACGTGATCCTCCTCTGGGCAAGCGGACG is a window from the Amycolatopsis sp. NBC_00355 genome containing:
- a CDS encoding CHAT domain-containing protein, encoding MPTESTEDRMSVAEIHHRADVLAELVERDPHATDPGGTGPIGYLLLDSLDETEPGFATDLDTAILLLRHGVAFAADDDLACSWRMALAVGYAHRAGTGDATQWTAALYWGEQAVATANDADELAEAVLQVAEIRAGRLGARWDDEHVSAETRRYELDGELAVFSELAEQLAEPADRALLDLHRGRILGARHDFSAEDADLRRAIELVDDALGRLPAGHPALPEGMSLLADLHRERYRKGEDPDDLHTALALATAAVEATSHDDPVRPERHLQLARLVLIRRRKAAESDPDDLDRIIDGLAVAVEADVDPDVRMWYGEALLERGQESGSVADLTAATEWLARGAAAQDPAEEDAWYVWSQLAETHSELFERTGDQRHADAVLEAVASGLELPVPDPDLTYEFHTRRLDAAFQDGKRPDLRELVARYPVVEWVRQAHAAVDDAVAAGQLSEMAALLSYKVGMSWYYLVVRTSDHGTADLAEFRTLISSMSPLFRNALGLLDLPPEHQLLLETLVEFYDNVTRIVAGDGDADFSTLQRAFTEPELSDVRTGLRDIMNGLLPLVGSITGSLSAMDAGLALFAAVRDDEAANPGRRAEATAMHRFYEVLRAIHTRTDQREIHELARSACDLLRALPPEPALDPILDMIEMLTRVGAVAFATEPLPARSSAHAEAWLGKLLEPMSVGSEVIAAVNTKDLRALRQICDRLSTMAVPVDGEESIPFHGVRAVAYENLFLLDPGNGEALETAIDAYRRCFAEIDMDSSPLLAEQSTSLAAALRRRGRPEDFTESRRLARKVVENAAWRVLIQSESEHAMEIARTSMDAADQLTAWCVEDDAVAELVQIVDARRSLVLRSANTTRSVSAQLGTLGEDLLALEWEAAGGADEPLATEHGGPGIGWGALRRKVLRVLAKDSEDLLSPPTVEEIQHALRAQGSDVLAYLLPANAHHGAVAVLVPAQGAPVARPLPELGEAEAVKRYQEAYAAWDTADHPAGPEYQRWVTELHEVCRWAWDAAAAELLDYAGRDTRFVLVPLGVLGLVPWHAAYRPVDGHDRHFVQDATVSYVPSGRLFCEAVARPDVRGDDALLVGNPAGDLPDGAAEAVAIRDSCYPGGVFLGGTGRTRWWIPASAGPGTPEQVRDHLRGPLDVLHLACHAFADVRSPLRSRIELAGGALSARDLLELSPARPLELALVVLAGCTTQVSGVDYDEALSLSATFLAIGARTVVGSLWRVPAGWSTATLMWLFHENVRRHGLTPAEALRQAQLTLLEQSAPLDGIPDALLELRPAGSGTIGIESWAGFSPQGR